The following are encoded together in the Nocardioides thalensis genome:
- the resB gene encoding cytochrome c biogenesis protein ResB has protein sequence MSKSDEPEVSRLGARAPRTSTTGRKPGELTARELLRWTWRQVTSMRTALVLLLLLALAAVPGSVIPQSGVDSLAVSRWKDEHPDLTPIYEKLDLFSVYDSVWFSAIYLLLVVSLVGCIIPRTLVYLKAFRAEPPAAPRNLQRMPDATSYETDLAPEIVLERAREVLGRRHRLRRTAAGDDFVGGERGRLREVGNLVFHLSVLVVLAGFAIGGLFGYQGGVIIVQANDDCAKCGVFSNTLTQYDDFDPGGLFTPDQLDEFGFTVEDFDATWLREGPNAGTAQGFSADVSYHQGKDGEEKQYDLRVNHPLSIGDTDVFLIGHGYAPVITVRDGEGNVAYSGPTVFLPQDASFVSYGVIKAPAAQPEQIGLDGLLYPTFEMVDGNPVSVFPDDLFPLVSMLVYSGDLGLDDGAAQSVYVLDKDSATQVTDDDGKPVRLDLRLGERKKIPGLGSVEFESVQPWVRVQISQTPGKEVALVGVVLALIGLCGSLFIRPRRVWVRARTVPSGPAGEGSADEGATMGRTLVEVAVLDRSGNDEVGEVVADIVRRLQEEQVSQA, from the coding sequence GTGAGCAAGTCCGACGAGCCGGAGGTTTCGAGGCTCGGCGCTAGGGCGCCTCGCACCTCAACCACCGGTCGGAAGCCGGGGGAGCTGACCGCCCGCGAGCTGCTGCGCTGGACCTGGCGCCAGGTCACCTCGATGCGCACTGCGCTGGTGCTGCTCCTCCTGCTCGCGCTCGCTGCGGTGCCCGGCTCGGTCATCCCGCAGAGCGGCGTCGACTCGCTCGCGGTCTCGCGGTGGAAGGACGAGCACCCCGACCTCACGCCGATCTACGAGAAGCTCGACCTGTTCTCGGTCTACGACTCGGTGTGGTTCTCCGCGATCTATTTGCTGCTCGTGGTGTCGCTGGTGGGCTGCATCATCCCGCGCACCCTCGTCTACCTGAAGGCGTTCCGTGCCGAGCCGCCCGCGGCGCCGCGCAACCTGCAGCGGATGCCGGACGCGACGTCCTACGAGACCGACCTCGCGCCCGAGATCGTGCTGGAGCGGGCGAGGGAGGTGCTCGGACGCAGGCACCGGCTCCGCCGTACGGCCGCCGGCGACGACTTCGTGGGCGGCGAGCGCGGCCGGCTCCGCGAGGTCGGCAACCTGGTGTTCCACCTGTCCGTGCTGGTCGTGCTGGCCGGCTTCGCGATCGGCGGCCTGTTCGGCTACCAGGGCGGCGTGATCATCGTGCAGGCGAACGACGACTGCGCGAAGTGCGGCGTCTTCAGCAACACGCTCACGCAGTACGACGACTTCGACCCCGGCGGCCTGTTCACCCCCGACCAGCTCGACGAGTTCGGGTTCACCGTCGAGGACTTCGACGCCACCTGGCTGCGGGAAGGGCCCAACGCCGGCACCGCGCAGGGGTTCTCGGCCGACGTGAGCTATCACCAGGGCAAGGACGGCGAGGAGAAGCAGTACGACCTCCGGGTCAACCACCCGCTGTCGATCGGCGACACCGACGTCTTCCTCATCGGCCACGGCTACGCACCGGTGATCACGGTGCGCGACGGGGAGGGCAACGTCGCCTACAGCGGGCCGACGGTCTTCCTGCCGCAGGACGCCAGCTTCGTGTCGTACGGCGTGATCAAGGCCCCGGCGGCGCAGCCCGAGCAGATCGGCCTCGACGGCCTGCTCTACCCGACGTTCGAGATGGTCGACGGCAACCCGGTCTCGGTCTTCCCCGACGACCTCTTCCCCCTGGTCTCGATGCTCGTCTACAGCGGCGACCTCGGGCTGGACGACGGAGCGGCGCAGTCGGTCTACGTGCTCGACAAGGACAGCGCCACCCAGGTCACCGACGACGACGGCAAGCCGGTGCGGCTCGACCTCCGGCTGGGGGAGCGGAAGAAGATCCCGGGCCTGGGCAGCGTGGAGTTCGAGAGCGTCCAGCCGTGGGTACGGGTCCAGATCAGCCAGACCCCCGGCAAGGAGGTCGCTCTCGTCGGCGTCGTGCTGGCGCTGATCGGGCTGTGCGGGTCGCTGTTCATCCGGCCGCGCCGGGTGTGGGTGCGGGCGCGCACCGTGCCGTCGGGGCCCGCGGGCGAGGGCAGTGCGGACGAGGGTGCCACCATGGGGCGGACGCTCGTCGAGGTGGCGGTCCTGGACCGCTCGGGCAACGACGAGGTCGGCGAGGTCGTCGCGGACATCGTGAGGCGTTTGCAGGAGGAACAGGTGAGCCAGGCATGA
- the ccsB gene encoding c-type cytochrome biogenesis protein CcsB, whose protein sequence is MSNEAWETLSNQAIGAAGIVYFLALLVHLAEWASLRKPKAVALPEEALVGADTSEVSRLGAGAPRTSTTDGEGGRRTDSERAEFLGRVGLLLTVIAAGAHLIALVGRGMAASPNRVPWGNMYEFTISGTFVVSLMYLVLYKRFRLHWMAPLVVGFVLTTLMVAVIWLYKPVAPLMDSLQSYWLVIHVVSAIIATGAFTIGGIASVVYLVKKRAESRLGEGEELAGWLGRVPTLDALDKLAYRVHAFAFPVWTFAVLITGPIWAHEAWSRYWNWDPKEVWAFITWVVYAGYLHARATAGWKGRNAAILALVGLATLWFNFIGVNFFAGNSSQHSYAVERPVVDHRWSSSPSR, encoded by the coding sequence ATGAGCAACGAGGCGTGGGAGACGCTGAGCAACCAGGCGATCGGCGCTGCGGGGATCGTGTACTTCCTCGCGCTGCTGGTCCACCTGGCGGAGTGGGCCTCGCTGCGGAAGCCGAAGGCGGTGGCCCTCCCGGAGGAGGCGCTGGTCGGCGCCGACACGTCGGAGGTTTCGAGGCTCGGCGCTGGGGCGCCTCGCACCTCAACCACCGACGGCGAGGGCGGTCGCCGTACCGACTCCGAGCGTGCCGAGTTCCTCGGCCGGGTGGGCCTGCTGCTGACGGTGATCGCCGCGGGTGCCCACCTGATCGCCCTCGTGGGCCGCGGGATGGCCGCGTCGCCCAACCGGGTGCCCTGGGGCAACATGTACGAGTTCACGATCTCGGGCACGTTCGTCGTGTCCCTGATGTACCTCGTGCTCTACAAGCGGTTCCGGCTCCACTGGATGGCGCCCCTCGTCGTCGGCTTCGTCCTGACCACGCTGATGGTCGCGGTGATCTGGCTCTACAAGCCGGTCGCGCCGCTGATGGACTCGCTCCAGTCCTACTGGCTCGTCATCCACGTCGTCTCCGCCATCATCGCCACCGGCGCGTTCACGATCGGCGGCATCGCCTCGGTCGTCTACCTGGTGAAGAAGCGCGCCGAGAGCCGCCTCGGCGAGGGCGAGGAGCTGGCCGGCTGGCTCGGCCGGGTGCCGACGCTCGACGCGCTCGACAAGCTCGCCTACCGGGTGCACGCGTTCGCGTTCCCGGTGTGGACGTTCGCGGTGCTGATCACCGGCCCGATCTGGGCCCACGAGGCCTGGTCGCGCTACTGGAACTGGGACCCGAAGGAGGTGTGGGCGTTCATCACCTGGGTGGTCTACGCCGGCTACCTCCACGCGCGAGCGACCGCCGGGTGGAAGGGCCGCAACGCCGCGATCCTCGCCCTGGTGGGCCTGGCGACCCTGTGGTTCAACTTCATCGGCGTGAACTTCTTCGCCGGCAACTCCAGCCAGCACTCCTACGCCGTCGAGCGCCCCGTCGTCGACCATCGGTGGTCGAGTAGTCCGAGCCGCTAG
- a CDS encoding DUF4229 domain-containing protein — MKEFWIYTLLRLGLFVGSFAIVFGIWFLVADSVTLLWVIVIAFVISGIASYFLLERQREAFAVKVEGRAGKVADKLEESRSKEDTD, encoded by the coding sequence GTGAAGGAGTTCTGGATCTACACCTTGCTGCGGCTCGGTCTGTTCGTCGGTTCGTTCGCGATCGTGTTCGGCATCTGGTTCCTCGTTGCCGACTCGGTCACCCTGCTGTGGGTGATCGTCATCGCGTTCGTGATCAGCGGGATCGCGTCGTACTTCCTGCTCGAGCGGCAGCGCGAGGCGTTCGCAGTGAAGGTCGAGGGACGGGCAGGCAAGGTGGCGGACAAGCTCGAGGAGAGCCGGTCCAAGGAGGACACCGACTGA
- a CDS encoding 1,4-dihydroxy-2-naphthoate polyprenyltransferase, which produces MATPAHWLAGARPRTLPAAVAPVLAGTGVAVHVDEAVWWKALLALVVSLALQVGVNYANDYSDGIRGTDADRVGPLRLVGSGLASPAAVKRAAFLAFGVAGVAGLVLAATTAWWLLAVGAVSVVAAWFYTGGSKPYGYLGLGEVMVFVFFGLVAVVGTTYVQTEEWSDGGVPALLAGVGVGSIACAILVANNLRDIPTDRVAGKMTLAVRLGDRLTRWWYAALLVLAVAALVALACCTTWWALLGLVLALPAVPAARIVLGGAGGPGLIPVLQKTGVAELLWAAGAAAGLVIGR; this is translated from the coding sequence ATGGCAACACCCGCACACTGGCTCGCCGGAGCCCGCCCCCGCACCCTGCCCGCGGCCGTCGCGCCCGTGCTCGCCGGCACCGGCGTCGCCGTCCACGTCGACGAGGCGGTCTGGTGGAAGGCGCTGTTGGCGCTCGTCGTGAGCCTCGCGCTCCAGGTCGGCGTCAACTACGCCAACGACTACTCCGACGGCATCCGCGGCACCGACGCCGACCGCGTCGGCCCACTCCGGCTGGTCGGCTCGGGGCTCGCCTCGCCCGCCGCGGTGAAGCGGGCCGCGTTCCTGGCCTTCGGGGTCGCGGGCGTGGCCGGGCTGGTGCTCGCGGCCACCACCGCGTGGTGGCTGCTCGCGGTCGGCGCCGTCAGCGTGGTTGCCGCCTGGTTCTACACCGGGGGCTCGAAGCCCTACGGCTACCTCGGCCTCGGCGAGGTCATGGTGTTCGTGTTCTTCGGGCTCGTCGCGGTGGTCGGCACGACGTACGTCCAGACCGAGGAGTGGTCCGACGGCGGTGTCCCCGCCCTGCTCGCGGGAGTCGGCGTGGGGTCGATCGCGTGCGCCATCCTCGTCGCCAACAACCTGCGCGACATCCCCACCGACCGCGTCGCCGGCAAGATGACGCTCGCGGTCCGGCTCGGCGACCGGCTCACGCGCTGGTGGTACGCCGCGCTGCTGGTCCTCGCCGTCGCCGCGCTGGTGGCCCTCGCCTGCTGCACGACGTGGTGGGCGCTCCTCGGCCTGGTGCTCGCGCTGCCGGCCGTGCCGGCCGCGCGCATCGTGCTCGGCGGGGCCGGCGGCCCGGGCCTGATCCCGGTCCTCCAGAAGACCGGCGTGGCCGAGCTCTTGTGGGCGGCCGGCGCCGCGGCCGGACTGGTCATCGGCCGCTGA
- a CDS encoding MFS transporter, translating to MTGRLLRLLGPTPLVRRLSEQSILSAFGDGVFLTGSAVFFTQIVGLSAAQVGLGLTIAGVATFLVAVPLGKLSDRYGAKRVWVVSSALEALLYVAWLAVGGMLTFVAMLIVLEVVISSSRSARNAYRFDIFPREERVSSNAYFRAARNVGYTLGALLAGVALAFDNDALIRLVPVVTAVLLLLNALLISRLPTVAHHVEEQPLAEALEEAGSRRSALRNRGYLATAILGGVLGTHQVLLNVVIPLWLVDETDAPRVLIAWLFGTNTLMAVFLQVAAARGIVTVADSLRAQRRGAYFFLLSCGIVAVTHDTVGWVTIALVWIGHVTVTGAELFQSAGEWGLQAELSDPDRRGEYQGVSQLGYTVGTVWAPAAYTFLAMEWGTEGWIVIAAIIVLATVLIHPAARAAERHLEREGITQPA from the coding sequence ATGACCGGGCGGCTCCTGCGCCTCCTCGGCCCCACGCCCCTCGTCCGGCGGCTCTCGGAGCAGTCGATCCTGTCGGCGTTCGGCGACGGCGTCTTCCTCACGGGCAGCGCGGTGTTCTTCACCCAGATCGTGGGGTTGTCCGCGGCCCAGGTCGGACTGGGCCTGACGATCGCGGGCGTCGCCACCTTCCTCGTCGCGGTGCCGCTCGGCAAGCTCAGCGACAGGTACGGCGCCAAGCGCGTCTGGGTCGTCTCGTCGGCGCTCGAGGCGCTGCTGTACGTCGCCTGGCTCGCGGTCGGCGGGATGCTCACGTTCGTCGCGATGCTGATCGTCCTCGAGGTCGTGATCTCCAGCAGCCGCTCGGCGCGCAACGCCTACCGGTTCGACATCTTCCCGCGGGAGGAGCGGGTCTCCTCCAACGCCTACTTCCGCGCCGCCCGCAACGTCGGCTACACGCTCGGCGCACTGCTCGCGGGTGTCGCGCTGGCGTTCGACAACGACGCCCTCATCCGGCTCGTCCCGGTGGTGACTGCGGTCCTGCTCCTGCTCAACGCGCTGCTCATCTCCCGCCTGCCGACCGTCGCCCACCACGTGGAGGAGCAGCCGCTCGCCGAGGCGCTCGAGGAGGCCGGGTCGCGGCGCAGCGCGCTGCGCAACCGGGGCTACCTCGCCACCGCGATCCTCGGCGGTGTGCTCGGCACCCACCAGGTGCTCCTCAACGTCGTGATCCCGCTGTGGCTGGTCGACGAGACCGACGCGCCACGGGTGCTGATCGCCTGGCTCTTCGGCACCAACACACTCATGGCGGTCTTCCTGCAGGTCGCCGCGGCACGGGGCATCGTCACCGTGGCCGACTCGCTGCGAGCGCAGCGGCGGGGTGCCTACTTCTTCCTGCTGTCCTGCGGGATCGTCGCGGTCACCCACGACACCGTCGGCTGGGTCACCATCGCGCTCGTCTGGATCGGCCACGTCACCGTGACCGGCGCCGAGCTGTTCCAGTCCGCCGGCGAGTGGGGCCTCCAGGCCGAGCTCTCCGACCCCGATCGACGCGGCGAGTACCAAGGGGTCTCCCAGCTCGGCTACACCGTCGGCACGGTGTGGGCGCCCGCGGCCTACACCTTCCTCGCGATGGAGTGGGGCACCGAGGGCTGGATCGTCATCGCCGCGATCATCGTGCTCGCCACCGTCCTCATCCATCCGGCAGCGAGAGCCGCCGAGCGGCACCTGGAGCGCGAGGGCATCACGCAGCCTGCTTAG
- a CDS encoding MFS transporter: MSTTTSGDQRGFLRRLIPPTGLSRRLATQSALFATGESTFMTGSAVFLTQVVGMSPGKVGIALTIMGVAEFLFAYPAGRVVDRFGPRRMWALSTVGRAAAFLALPFVEGFGAYVGVAIVFAIFGSIGESSHQAYVYDVLPRGERVETQAYMYSSLNVGHTLGAGIGGLALATGSLDVIQWTPVFAAAMMLANAFWISRLPAAPHDLRAASGERRTRPTGPGPLRNPGWILTTFFMGVLWTNQTLLQVVIPLWLVVATDAPDVLLAWLFGTNTVLCIFLPAYTSSGVRTINDALRYTYVSSAFFIVSCVITMITHSTVGLITVLLVWLGHVTVTGAELAISGASWSFEAELSDPDRRGEYQGVQQVSGALGFQWAPALYTFLAFSWHGGEGWLVIAAIIVAATIGIRPSVRLAERFRDQHFPEAADETPTEPRVVMPTPDQAGPTPDPLEPA; the protein is encoded by the coding sequence ATGAGCACGACGACCTCGGGTGACCAGCGGGGCTTCCTTCGCCGGCTGATCCCACCCACCGGGCTGTCCCGCCGCCTCGCGACGCAGTCGGCGCTGTTCGCGACCGGCGAGAGCACGTTCATGACGGGCAGCGCGGTCTTCCTGACCCAGGTGGTCGGGATGTCGCCCGGCAAGGTCGGGATCGCGCTCACGATCATGGGCGTGGCGGAGTTCCTGTTCGCCTATCCCGCCGGCCGGGTCGTCGACCGCTTCGGCCCACGCCGGATGTGGGCGCTGTCGACCGTCGGGCGGGCGGCGGCGTTCCTGGCCCTGCCGTTCGTCGAGGGCTTCGGCGCCTACGTCGGCGTCGCCATCGTCTTCGCGATCTTCGGCTCGATCGGCGAGTCCAGCCATCAGGCCTACGTCTACGACGTCCTTCCCCGCGGCGAGCGGGTCGAGACGCAGGCCTACATGTACTCCTCGCTCAACGTCGGCCACACCCTCGGCGCGGGGATCGGCGGCCTCGCGCTCGCCACGGGGAGCCTCGACGTCATCCAGTGGACCCCGGTCTTCGCCGCCGCGATGATGCTGGCCAACGCCTTCTGGATCAGCCGGCTCCCCGCCGCCCCCCACGACCTGCGCGCGGCCAGCGGTGAGCGGCGGACGCGTCCGACCGGCCCCGGGCCGCTCCGCAACCCGGGCTGGATCCTGACCACGTTCTTCATGGGCGTGCTCTGGACCAACCAGACCCTGCTCCAGGTCGTGATCCCGCTGTGGCTCGTGGTGGCGACCGACGCGCCCGACGTGCTGCTGGCGTGGCTCTTCGGCACCAACACCGTGCTGTGCATCTTCCTGCCGGCGTACACCTCGAGTGGCGTGCGCACGATCAACGACGCCCTGCGCTACACCTACGTCTCCTCGGCGTTCTTCATCGTCTCGTGCGTGATCACGATGATCACCCACTCGACGGTCGGCCTGATCACGGTCCTGCTGGTGTGGCTCGGCCACGTGACGGTGACCGGCGCGGAGCTGGCGATCTCCGGCGCAAGCTGGTCGTTCGAGGCCGAGCTGTCCGACCCCGACCGCCGTGGTGAGTACCAGGGTGTGCAGCAGGTGAGCGGCGCGCTCGGCTTCCAGTGGGCTCCGGCGCTGTACACGTTCCTCGCCTTCAGCTGGCACGGCGGCGAGGGCTGGCTGGTGATCGCCGCGATCATCGTCGCAGCGACGATCGGCATCCGCCCGTCGGTGCGCCTGGCCGAGCGGTTCCGCGACCAGCACTTCCCGGAGGCGGCGGACGAGACCCCGACCGAGCCGCGCGTGGTCATGCCCACGCCCGACCAGGCCGGCCCGACGCCCGACCCGCTCGAACCCGCATGA
- a CDS encoding MFS transporter, giving the protein MSTTTSGDQRGFLRRLIPPTPMSKRLATNSLLFSTGEGTWMTGSAVFLTQVVGMSVPKVGLALTVVGIAEFLLAYPAGRLVDRLGPKRVWAVTTLGRAGCFVVLPFVEGFGQYVAVGLAFAVFGSAGFSAYQAYVLDVLPRKERVETQAYMYSALNVGFTLGALIGGIALAFDSLTVIRWTPGFAAGLVLVNAWWISLLPKAPHDLRVASGEARVRPSGPGPIRNVGWILVSFFGGTLWTNQVLLNVVIPLWLVDYTDAPWGLLAWLFGTNTVLCIFLPAYTSKGVRNVRDAMRYVWISTAFFVGSCLITAVTHSTEGLLTIALVWLGHVTVTGAELAISGASWAFEAELMDPRRRGEYQGVQEVSKQLGSIWAPALFTLLVVSWGGEGWLVIAGIILVATVAMGPSVALAERFRDQHFADQMDDGVPEPTPEEGYTPPVPVDPLEPA; this is encoded by the coding sequence ATGAGCACGACGACCTCGGGCGACCAGCGGGGCTTCCTCCGCCGGCTGATCCCGCCCACGCCGATGTCCAAGCGGTTGGCGACCAACTCGCTGCTGTTCTCGACCGGCGAGGGCACCTGGATGACCGGCAGCGCGGTCTTCCTGACCCAGGTCGTCGGGATGTCGGTGCCCAAGGTCGGCCTCGCTCTCACCGTGGTCGGGATCGCCGAGTTCCTGCTCGCCTACCCGGCAGGCCGACTGGTCGACCGGCTCGGCCCCAAGCGGGTCTGGGCGGTCACGACCCTGGGGCGGGCCGGTTGCTTCGTCGTGCTGCCGTTCGTCGAGGGCTTCGGCCAGTACGTCGCCGTCGGCCTGGCGTTCGCCGTCTTCGGGTCGGCCGGCTTCTCGGCCTACCAGGCCTACGTCCTCGACGTGCTCCCCCGGAAGGAGCGGGTCGAGACCCAGGCCTACATGTACTCGGCGCTCAACGTCGGCTTCACCCTCGGGGCGCTCATCGGCGGCATCGCCCTGGCCTTCGACAGCCTCACCGTCATCCGGTGGACGCCGGGGTTCGCGGCCGGGCTGGTGCTGGTCAACGCGTGGTGGATCTCGCTGCTGCCCAAGGCCCCGCACGACCTCCGGGTCGCCAGCGGCGAGGCGCGGGTCAGGCCGTCCGGCCCGGGCCCGATCCGCAACGTCGGCTGGATCCTGGTCTCCTTCTTCGGCGGCACGCTGTGGACCAACCAGGTGCTGCTCAACGTGGTGATCCCGCTGTGGCTGGTCGACTACACCGACGCACCCTGGGGCCTGCTCGCCTGGCTGTTCGGCACCAACACCGTGTTGTGCATCTTCCTGCCGGCCTACACCTCGAAGGGCGTCCGCAACGTGCGCGACGCGATGCGCTACGTCTGGATCTCGACCGCGTTCTTCGTCGGCTCCTGCCTGATCACGGCGGTGACCCACTCGACGGAAGGCCTGCTGACGATCGCCCTGGTCTGGCTCGGGCACGTGACGGTGACCGGCGCGGAGCTCGCGATCTCCGGCGCCAGCTGGGCGTTCGAGGCCGAGCTCATGGACCCGCGCCGCCGCGGTGAGTACCAGGGTGTCCAGGAGGTCAGCAAGCAGCTCGGCTCGATCTGGGCCCCGGCCCTGTTCACGCTCCTCGTGGTGTCGTGGGGAGGCGAGGGCTGGCTGGTCATCGCCGGCATCATCCTCGTGGCCACGGTCGCGATGGGCCCGTCGGTCGCACTGGCCGAGCGATTCCGCGACCAGCACTTCGCCGACCAGATGGACGACGGCGTACCCGAGCCGACCCCGGAGGAGGGCTACACGCCGCCGGTGCCGGTCGACCCGCTCGAGCCGGCGTGA
- a CDS encoding AMP-binding protein, with amino-acid sequence MSFWTPQDAAPEVVDQVRAWLDGPSGVRLVVATSGSTGAPKEVALGRTAVLASVELSARRLGATGRWVLALPPTYVAGVQVITRSLVAGHDPVWLERDGWPDDEGWFVSLVPTQLARMLASPQDTDALRRAHTVLLGGGPIDPALRERAAAAGVRTVATYGAAETAGGCVYDGVPLDGVAVALGEAGRIRITGPTLFDEYLDQPELTRETLVDGWYVTSDAGRFDDDGRLRVLGRVDDVIVSGGLNVPGPAVAARLRQHPAVREAEVLGVPDEEWGSRVVAFVVGSAGLDDLRDWVADAHPRPWAPRQLVVLDEIPLLPNGKPDRLALRELVR; translated from the coding sequence GTGAGCTTCTGGACCCCGCAGGACGCCGCACCCGAGGTCGTCGACCAGGTGCGGGCCTGGCTCGACGGGCCGTCCGGGGTCCGGCTCGTGGTCGCCACGTCCGGGTCGACCGGGGCGCCGAAGGAGGTCGCACTCGGGCGCACGGCGGTGCTCGCCTCGGTCGAGCTCTCCGCCCGCCGGCTCGGCGCCACCGGCCGGTGGGTGCTCGCGCTGCCGCCGACGTACGTCGCCGGCGTGCAGGTGATCACCCGCTCCCTGGTCGCCGGGCACGACCCGGTCTGGCTGGAGCGCGACGGCTGGCCGGACGACGAGGGGTGGTTCGTCTCGCTCGTGCCGACCCAGCTCGCACGGATGCTCGCGTCGCCCCAGGACACCGACGCCCTGCGGCGCGCGCACACAGTCCTCCTCGGCGGCGGCCCGATCGACCCGGCCCTGCGCGAGCGGGCGGCCGCGGCCGGCGTACGCACGGTGGCGACGTACGGCGCCGCGGAGACCGCGGGCGGCTGCGTCTACGACGGGGTGCCGCTCGACGGCGTCGCGGTGGCGCTCGGCGAGGCCGGCCGGATCCGGATCACCGGGCCGACACTGTTCGACGAGTACCTCGACCAGCCGGAGCTGACGCGCGAGACGCTGGTCGACGGGTGGTACGTGACGTCCGACGCCGGCCGGTTCGACGACGACGGCCGGCTGCGGGTGCTGGGGCGGGTCGACGACGTGATCGTCAGCGGCGGGCTCAACGTGCCCGGCCCGGCCGTGGCCGCCCGCCTGCGGCAGCACCCGGCCGTGCGGGAGGCGGAGGTGCTGGGCGTGCCCGACGAGGAGTGGGGGAGCCGGGTGGTCGCCTTCGTGGTCGGCAGCGCGGGCCTCGACGACCTCCGCGACTGGGTCGCCGACGCCCACCCGCGCCCCTGGGCACCGCGCCAGCTCGTCGTGCTCGACGAGATCCCGCTGCTGCCCAACGGCAAGCCCGACCGCCTCGCCCTGCGGGAGCTCGTGCGATGA
- a CDS encoding o-succinylbenzoate synthase yields the protein MKVLSIPMRTRFRGITVREVALLDGVAGWGEWSPFLEYPPEVAEPWLRCAEEAAAGDWPAPLRDRVPVNATVPAVGPEQAHAIVSGSGCRTAKVKVAEPGQTHADDEARLEAVRDALGAGGKVRIDANGAWSVDDAVAAIVALDRAASGLEYAEQPCATVEELAAVRRRVDVPIAADESIRRAADPYRVRDLAAADVAVLKVQPLGGVRACLRIAEDIGLPVVVSSALETSVGIAAGVALAAALPELPYACGLATVSLLEDDVAVEPLLPVDGALPVRQPAVDPAAAEALAAAPDRVEHWEARLAAVRALRESLRR from the coding sequence ATGAAGGTGCTCTCGATCCCGATGCGGACCCGATTCCGGGGCATCACCGTCCGCGAGGTCGCGCTGCTCGACGGTGTGGCCGGGTGGGGCGAGTGGAGCCCCTTCCTGGAGTACCCGCCCGAGGTCGCCGAGCCGTGGCTGCGCTGCGCGGAGGAGGCCGCGGCCGGCGACTGGCCGGCGCCGCTGCGCGACCGGGTGCCGGTCAACGCGACCGTGCCCGCCGTCGGCCCCGAGCAGGCCCACGCGATCGTCAGCGGCTCGGGCTGCCGCACCGCCAAGGTCAAGGTGGCCGAGCCCGGCCAGACGCACGCCGACGACGAGGCCCGGCTCGAGGCCGTCCGCGACGCACTCGGCGCCGGCGGGAAGGTGCGCATCGACGCCAACGGCGCCTGGTCGGTCGACGACGCCGTCGCTGCGATCGTCGCGCTGGACCGCGCCGCCAGCGGTCTTGAGTACGCCGAGCAGCCGTGCGCGACGGTGGAGGAACTGGCCGCCGTTCGACGCCGCGTGGACGTGCCGATCGCCGCCGACGAGTCGATCCGCCGGGCCGCGGACCCCTACCGGGTGCGCGACCTCGCCGCCGCCGACGTCGCGGTGCTGAAGGTCCAGCCGCTCGGCGGGGTGCGGGCCTGCCTGCGGATCGCCGAGGACATCGGTCTGCCGGTCGTGGTGTCGTCGGCCTTGGAGACCTCGGTGGGAATCGCGGCGGGTGTCGCGCTCGCGGCCGCGCTGCCGGAGCTGCCCTACGCCTGCGGGCTCGCGACCGTCTCGCTGCTCGAGGACGACGTGGCGGTGGAGCCGCTGCTGCCGGTCGACGGTGCTCTCCCGGTCCGGCAGCCGGCGGTCGACCCGGCTGCTGCGGAGGCGCTGGCCGCCGCGCCCGACCGGGTCGAGCACTGGGAGGCCCGCCTCGCCGCCGTACGCGCCCTGCGTGAGAGCCTGCGACGGTGA